The following nucleotide sequence is from Nitratidesulfovibrio termitidis HI1.
GCGGCTTCGACTTCTCCAGCCTGTTCGCCTCCTCGGACTCGACGACGATGTCCGCTGGCATCTCCGGCCTGCTGGAGGAAATTGCCTGACCGGAAGTGTCCTGTCCGGCGTATCCATCGCACCGTTGCTGCATGCAATGAACAACGCGGCGCTGCCCTTTCGGGAGCGCCGCGTTTTTGCGTGCCGTATGGAGAAGACAGGGAAGACGGGGAAAGACAGGGAAAGACGGAGACATGTGGCGTCAGGGGGCGTCAGTTGGAGACAGACGGGGCCAGACGACCGCAGATGCAAACAATCACCACGCAGGCGCGGCACAGGTGACGGAGCGGGCTACCCCTGCGGCGCACCCATGGCCGCGCGCGCCTGTGCCAAACAGGCGGCGACATCGTCCGCGCCCACGATTTCGGAAACCAGCGCGCAGCACCGCGCGCCGTGCGCGGCAACCTGCCCGATGTTATGCAGCTTGATGCCGCCAATGGCCACGAAGGGCAGCGCAATGTTGCCCACAACCCAGTCCAGGTATTCGAAGCCCACCGGTGCGCAGACGTCCTTCTTGGTCTTGGTGGCGAAAATCGGCCCCACGCCGATGTAGTCCGCCCCGCTTGCCACGGCAGCGCGGGCCTGCTCCGGCGAATGGGTGGACAGCCCGATGATGCGCCCCGGCCCCACCAGTTGCCGCACCGCTGGCACGGGCAGGTCCCCCTGCCCCACGTGCACGCCGTCGGCGTCGCACAGCATGGCGATGTCCACGTGGTCGTTGACGATGAAACAGGCACCGGCCTCGCGGGTCATGCGGCGCAACTCCTGACACTCGCGCAGCATCTCCCCGGCGTGCTTGTCCTTTTCGCGGTACTGCACGATGCGCGCGCCCCCGCGCAGCATGGCGGCCACCACGTCCACGGCGGACCGCCCGCGCGACAGCCCGTCATCGGTCAGGCAGTAGATGTCGGCCTCCGGCGTGCTGCCGGGAAGGATGCGCGGCATGGGATGCTCCTTGGGGTTGATGACTGAATTCTGCCCAGTACGACGATGCATGGCACATCAGGCACGACGGACATCGCCAACCTTCCGCAGACGTTACGGGATTTGCACACCCTGTAAACGCGGGCAGGGTGGGCAGAGGCAAGGAAAGCCGGTTTTCCGCAAGGGGAGTGTGCGCCAGCCGTTAGGTGAGCTTGCGAACCTTACGGATGGCGACCGCAGAGCGCTCTTCGGTACGTGACCCGCGCGGAAAGCCTGTTTGACGCAGCATATGCCCGCCCTGACGCCGATTACACAAAGCCGGGGCAAGGGCCAAGTATGTGGGCAATAACCGCATCCGCCTGCATGGCCGCCGCCATGGTCACGCGCGGGGCCAGCGGCGGCAGGTCATGGCCCACCTCGCTGGTGAAGTCGCCCACCAGCACCATGCGTTCGCCCATGCGGCGCATCTGCATGGCCGGGCCGCCCCAGCCGCCCATGCCGGAGGCGGACACCACGAAGGCGCCCATTTCCAGCGCGGCCTCCACGAACATGCGCTTGGCTTCGGGGTCGTCCAGGGCCTCCACCAGAATGTTGCAGCCCGCGAACACGTCGGCCACGTTGGTGGGGGTCAGGTCCACGCGCCGGGCGGTGACCACCAGGCGGGGTTCGATGACGCGCAGGCTTTCGGCCAGGGCGTCCACCTTGGACTTGCCGAGATGAAACGGCTGGTACTGCTGGCGATTGAGGTTGGAGGGTTCGACCACGTCGCGGTCGGCCACCACGAGACGACGCAGGCCGCTGCGCACCAGCATGGCGGCGCAGTTGGAGCCAAGGCCCCCTGCCCCCGCGATGCCCACGCGGGCCGCGGCCATGCGTTCAAGGTGGTCATGTTCGAGATACCGGGCGAGACCGTCGGAAAGAATGCTCACGAAAGCTCCTGAAAGGGGGGGATTGCGGCGCGAATGCCCCGCCTCGCCCGTCCCGCGTGCACGTCCGGCCTTATGGAAGGCGTCAGGCGTGGCCCGGGGCGCCTGTCAGCAGGCTGCCGGGCTGGGGGCTTCAGACGAGGTGCGTCGCGCGGCGCACGCTATCCCACACCCGTACCCGCCGTCCAGCACCGATTCCCAGTCCTTATACACCGGCTGGTAGCCGCGCGCGGCAATGGCCTCGGCCATGTCGTCGGCGCTGCGCGGATCGGAAATCTCGAACTGCGGGGTGGCGCCATCCCCATCCCCCTGCCCGTCCGCATCCGTATGCGTGGCGTGACCGCCCACGGCGGTGCTCACCCCGGCGGACATGCGGGTGACGCCAAGGGGAATCAGGTTGTCGCGCAGGCCTGCCCGTTCTCGGGTGGACACGGTAATGCCCGCGCTGGGCATGAAGATGCGGTAGGCCAGGATGACCTGCACCAGATCGCGGTCGGATACCGTGTGGGCAGGCTGGAAGGCCCCGGCGTGCGGGCGCAGGCGGGGCACGGAAAAGCTCACGTCCACATAGGGGTAGTGGCGTTGCAGCCACTGGCCGTGCAGGGCGGTGAAAAAGGCGTCACGCCGCCAGTCGTCCAGCCCCAGCAACGCCCCCAGCCCCACGCCGCGCATGCCCGCGCGGGCGGCGCGCTCCGGCGCGCCCAAGCGGAAATGGTAGTCGCGCTTGGGTCCGGCGGGGTGCAGATCCGGGTACAGTACCTCGTTGTAGGTTTCCTGGAACATGGTCATGCCGTCGATGCCCGCGTCCACCAGCAACGCGTACTCCTCATCCGTCAGCGAATAGACCTCCACCGACAGCGAGGGGAACAGCGGGGCCAGCAGCCGCGCGGCGTGGGCGATGTAGTCCGGCCCGGACATGTGGCGCGCATCGCCGGTGAGCAGCAGCAGATGGCGCAGCCCGGTGGCGGCAATGGCCGTGCCCTCGGCCACGATTTCTGCGTCCGTCAGGCGCTGGCGGGGGATGTGGTTGCGCGCGTTGAAGCCGCAGTACCTGCACTGGTTGGTGCAGTGGTTGG
It contains:
- the thiE gene encoding thiamine phosphate synthase gives rise to the protein MPRILPGSTPEADIYCLTDDGLSRGRSAVDVVAAMLRGGARIVQYREKDKHAGEMLRECQELRRMTREAGACFIVNDHVDIAMLCDADGVHVGQGDLPVPAVRQLVGPGRIIGLSTHSPEQARAAVASGADYIGVGPIFATKTKKDVCAPVGFEYLDWVVGNIALPFVAIGGIKLHNIGQVAAHGARCCALVSEIVGADDVAACLAQARAAMGAPQG
- the thiF gene encoding sulfur carrier protein ThiS adenylyltransferase ThiF — its product is MSILSDGLARYLEHDHLERMAAARVGIAGAGGLGSNCAAMLVRSGLRRLVVADRDVVEPSNLNRQQYQPFHLGKSKVDALAESLRVIEPRLVVTARRVDLTPTNVADVFAGCNILVEALDDPEAKRMFVEAALEMGAFVVSASGMGGWGGPAMQMRRMGERMVLVGDFTSEVGHDLPPLAPRVTMAAAMQADAVIAHILGPCPGFV
- the thiH gene encoding 2-iminoacetate synthase ThiH; protein product: MSMYDVVREWTPHVADAPLRAFMDVATPDDVARVLRKERLSPHDLLTLLSPAAATQLEPMARRARELTVRHFGRTIQLFTPLYLSNHCTNQCRYCGFNARNHIPRQRLTDAEIVAEGTAIAATGLRHLLLLTGDARHMSGPDYIAHAARLLAPLFPSLSVEVYSLTDEEYALLVDAGIDGMTMFQETYNEVLYPDLHPAGPKRDYHFRLGAPERAARAGMRGVGLGALLGLDDWRRDAFFTALHGQWLQRHYPYVDVSFSVPRLRPHAGAFQPAHTVSDRDLVQVILAYRIFMPSAGITVSTRERAGLRDNLIPLGVTRMSAGVSTAVGGHATHTDADGQGDGDGATPQFEISDPRSADDMAEAIAARGYQPVYKDWESVLDGGYGCGIACAARRTSSEAPSPAAC